tcctgtcccccctcctgtccctcctcctgtcccctctcctgtcccccctcctgtcccctctcctgtcccctcctgtcccctctcctgtcccctctcctgtcccccctcctgtcccctctcctgtcccctctcctgtcccccctcctgtcccctctcctgtccctcatcctgtcccctcctgtcccctctcctgtcccctctcctgtcccctctcctgtcccctcctgtcccctcctgtcccctccctgtggcccctgcagcccgggggacaccgggggctCCTCGCGGCTCTGCGGGGTCGGAAGGGCTCCGGTagggccgggctgggggaaGCGGGGAGCGGGATCGGCTgcggggatttggggtttgtggATTCTCTCGGAATCACTGAACGGGAACGAATGGCTGCAAACCAGGCCCCGGGAaccttccctcctcttcctcccttttcAGCCCGAATCCCTCCGGATCGGGCGGGGTGGGAAGAGTTGGTGCCTGTTTCCCCCCCACTGGTGTTTTGTCCGGAATTCTTGGCTCAGGTGGGAGTTGTGTCATTTTGGGGCTCCCGGACCCGTTCCTGCTCCGTTCGCCCCAGTCCCGCTCACGCGGGGGCCCCGAAACGAGCCCGGGAGGTGCCGAAGGGACGGGAGGAGGGTCCTGGGCgcgccccccaccccccagctGCTTTGTGCCACGAGCTTTGACGATCAATAATGGAAGAAGCCAAAAAAGGACCCCCCCGAGTACCTGTGTAGTATCTTATCAGTCCATATCGACGCGTATACGCACCCATATATCGTAGATCGGCCGCCGCGGGTCTGACCCGacccccgcagcccccgagggacccccgccccgcccgggctCCTGTGAGCGGGTCCTCACAGCCCCCGCGGgggcccggggccgcggggggaCCCGGGGGACACGTCccagcctcccccagccctcGGCCGTGTCATACCAAACATGTAACGTGCCTTTTATTTATGCTGCaaatataacattaaaatattaccCAGGAGCCGCCGGCTGCTGCCCTTTGTGGGGGgtgagggatggggacaccccCGGTGTCACTTTGTCCCACGGACACCCCTGGGCGTCCCGGGGGGGTCACGGTGCGGGTGGCACCGGCTGGACCCAGGACGGCGTGGGACTGTCGCGCCTCCCGGGCggaggagctgcctgtgggGACACCGCAGTGTCGAGGGGCGCCCTCGGGTGCGTTTTTTTGGGGCGATTTCGGCTGGTTTGGGGTCGGGGGCAGCCGCGGCCGCGCCGTCGGGGCTGCAGGAGCGCGCAGCGGCCACCGGGTGGCGACAGCGAGACGCGGCCgagcggggagggggcggggggggtcccggtgtGGGGGGGATGGGCTGgctgggggacaggggaggggTCCCGGTGTGGGGGGGATGGGCTGGTtgggggacaggggaggggTCCCGGTGTGGGGGGGGGATGGGCTGGTtgggggacaggggaggggTCCCGGTGTGGGGGGGGATGGGCTGGTTGGGGGataggggaggggtcccggtGTGGGGGGGGATGGGCTGGTTGGGGGataggggaggggtcccggtGTGGGGGGGGGATGGGCTGGTtgggggacaggggaggggTCCCGGTCTGGGGGTTCCTGGCCTGgctgggggacaggggaggggTCCCCGTCTCAGGGGCTCCTGGCCTCGTGCGGTGCCGGTGCAGgacgggggtcccgggggtctcGCTCCGCAGCCCCGGCGGTGCCGGTTGCGGGGCCCGGCCGGGGCGGGAGGTGCGAGGCTTCCCCGTCCGTCCATCCGTCTGTCCGTCCCCGGGGGCGGCTGTCGCGGCTGCTAAATGGGTTTCATTaacggcggcggggccggggcagctcccgccgccccccgctcccccgggaccccccggcccggcccggctataagaggcggcggcggcggggcggcggcgatGGCGGGGGCGATGGCGGGGCGcccggtgctgctgctgctgctgctgctgctggcgggGACCCCGCGCTCCGCCCGCGCCTGTCCCGGgacccccggcccggccccggtgagccccggcccggccgcgccgtCGGAGCGGGGGGTCCGGTTTGTGGGGGGATGCTCGGGCTTGGGGTCGGGGGGTCGCTCTCCGGTTCCAGGACCGCTGTGAGCCCCGGTCCTCCCCCGCCTcaggccgccgccgccgcccccccggggccgccccccgccgctgccgccgccctGGGAGCGCTGCTCCGGTCCCTGCGGCgccccggccgcgcccccggggctccgccgccgccgcagaGGTGAGCGGGGACGGGGGCCCGGCTGTGGGGTCTGGGGGGCACCGAGGGATGGGGTcggggggctttggggacaACGCGGGGACGCAGAGGCGGGGAGGGACGTGGGTCCTTTGGGGGGGCCCGAGAGAAGAGTCATGGTGGGGATGGGGGTCCCCACGGAGTGCCCGTGTTCAGCGCATTCCCATCCGTCCGACCCATCCCCgtccctctgtctgtccccggTGCGGACCAACGGTGCCGTGTCCCCCCCGCAGGTCGGGCTGGGGGCCCCAGGCCCGGCTCAGCCCCCGCAGCTGGGACCCCCCGGCGGCCCCGTTCTGGACCATGGCGACCCCGCAGCGCTTCGGCCGCCGCCGCTGACCCCGgccccgagcccggcccggcccgagcCCCCCCGGCGGCTCCGTGCGCCCCCCAATAAAGCGGTGACCCCACCCCGAGCCCTCGCTCTGCTTCCGCcccggcgcgggggggggggacgcGGCTCCTGCCCCTTTTTCCGCCCCCCCCGGCCCCAAGCAGACGCCGACACGGGGAGTACGAACCCCCCCAGCTTTATTCTGGGGGGCCGCTGGCACCCGGGGACCCTCCAGAGCGGGCTCCGGGCCGGAGGGGGGACCCCGGGCCCTGAGGTCCGTCTGTCCATCCGCCCGCAGCGTCCAGAGCGCCGAGCGCTGCCCGGCGGCTCGAGGGGCACGGGCCGGGCGGGGCTCGCTTGCCCCGGGCGGGGCTCGCTTGCCCCGGGCAGGGCTCGGTTGCCCCGGGCAGGGCTCGCTCGCCCCGGGCGGGGCTCACTTGCCCCCGGCCATGATGCGCAGGTACTGCAGCGCGTTGCGGGCCGCCTGGGCGCGGGCGCCGTCGCGGGACGGGGCGGATCCGTGGCACACCGTGGTCGGCTGCGTGGACAGCTCCACCAGGCACTGGTGCAGCCCGCTGAGGCTCAGCGCGTCTGGGGGCACAGCGGGGTCACCCCACGGCAGCCCCGGGGCGAGCAGCGGCacccgcggggccgcgggggccggggcggggccggggggcgccCGGGGCTCACCGATGTCGAGGTAGCTGATGGCGAAGCTCTGCTCCTCCgagagctcctgcaggagcGCGCAGGCCCCCCCCCGGCGCGGGGTTGCCCCcccggctccgcagctggcccAGCTTCTCGCCCGCGGAGTTGCGCAGGGAGTCCCAGGTGCAGCCGGGGGCGCGGCCCCCGCAGCCCCTCCAGCCGCGGGCACGTCTGGGGAGGGGGCACGGGGCGCTCGGGGTCCTGCCCGGTCCCCTCGAGGTGTGGGAACCCCCCCGGGAACGGCGGGACACCCCCGGGGCCACCCACAAGCCCAAACCCAGAGGGTGCTTGCCCCATGGCCTGggcagggcacacaggggcacGCGGGGTGGCTCTGGGTGACCCTGGGGTGACTGAGTGACCCTGGGGTGGCTCTAGAGTGGCTCGGGGTGACCCTGGGGTGACCCTGAGGTGACTCTGAGTGACTCTGGGGTGAGTCTGGGTGActctggggtggctctggggtgaccctggggtggctctgggtgaCTGAGTGACTCTGGGGTGACTCTGGGGTGGCTCTGAGTGACCCTGGGGTGAGTCTGGCTGActctggggtggctctgggtgaCTCTGGGTCGGCTCTGGATGAccctggggtggctctgggtgaCTCCAGGATGGCTCTGGTTAATTCTGGGTGGCTCTGGGTGACCCTGGGTTGGTTCTGGCTGACTCTGGGGTGAGTCTGGCTGATTCTGGGTGGCTCTGAGTGAccctggggtggctctgggtgaCCCCAGGGTGCCCgtgtccctcccagtgcccccagtacCATGTTGAACTGGTCCTCCTCGCCCTCGGCCTCGCTGCCGTCGCGCGGCTCCATGGGCACGTTGTGGATGCGCACCAGCATCTTGGCGGCCGCGTTGCGCTTGGCCAGCTTCTTGGAGGTGCCgctgcctggggaggggtcGGGGTGagccgggacccccccgggaccccccgggaccccccaggaccccccggCCTGCCCCTCACCGATCTCCACGAATCTCTCCACGCGGCACGTCATGGTGAACTCCTTGCGGTGCGCCGGCCCCGACTCCTGCGTCACCGTGTACTCGGGCAGGCGCCAGCCCTTCTgcaccaccagctcctgccGGGGACACGGCCacgtgaggggacagggacaccgtgaggggacacggccacgtgaggggacacggccacgtgaggggacagggacaccgtGAGGGGACACGGACACGTGAGGGGACACGGACACGTGAGGGGACACGGACACCGTGAGGGGACACGGCCACGTGAGGGGACATGGCCacgtgaggggacagggacaccccgtGAGGGGACACGGCCACCGTGAGGGGACACGGACACCGTGAGGGGACACGGACACGTGAGGGGACATGGCCacgtgaggggacagggacaccccgtGAGGGGACACGGCCACGTGAGGGGACACGGACACCGTGAGGGGACACGGCCACGTGAGGGGACATGGCCacgtgaggggacagggacaccccgtGAGGGGACACGGCCACCGTGAGGGGACACGGACACCGTGAGGGGACACGGACACGTGAGGGGACATGGCCacgtgaggggacagggacaccccgtGAGGGGACACGGCCACGTGAGGGGGACACGGACACCGTGAGGGGACACGGCCACGTGAGGGGACATGGCCacgtgaggggacagggacaccccgtGAGGGGACACGGCCACCGTGAGGGGGACACGGACACCGTGAGGGGACACGGCCACGTGAGGGGACACGGACAccgtgaggggacagggacacgtgaggggacagggacaccccgtgaggggacagggacaccgtGAGGGGACACGGACACCATGAGGGGACACGGACACCGTGAGGGGACACGGCCACGTGAGGGGACATGGCCacgtgaggggacagggacaccccgtGAGGGGACACGGCCACCGTGAGGGGACACGGACACCGTGAGGGGACACGGCCACGTGAGGGGACACGGACacgtgaggggacagggacacgtgaggggacagggacacccccgTGAGGGGACACGGACACCATGAGGGGACAGGGCCACGTGAGGGGACACGGACACCGTGAGGGGACACGGCCACATGAGGGGACATGGCCACCGTGAGGGGACACGGCCACGTGAGGGGACACGGACACGTGAGGGGACACGGCCacgtgaggggacagggacaccccgtgaggggacacgggacaccATGAGGGGACACGGACACCGTGAGGGGGACACGGCCACCTGCGTGGGGACAGCCCCGAGCTGCCATCAGTGGACCCACAAGGGGGTAATGGGCTCCAAAACGGGGGATAACTGGCACAAAATGGGGATAACCAGCCCCAAAACAGGGAATAACCGGCACCAAAATGGAAATAACTGGCCCAAAACTGGGATAACCAGCCCC
The Vidua macroura isolate BioBank_ID:100142 chromosome 34, ASM2450914v1, whole genome shotgun sequence DNA segment above includes these coding regions:
- the LOC128821061 gene encoding pro-FMRFamide-related neuropeptide FF-like, whose amino-acid sequence is MAGRPVLLLLLLLLAGTPRSARACPGTPGPAPVSPGPAAPSERGVRSGWGPQARLSPRSWDPPAAPFWTMATPQRFGRRR
- the TARBP2 gene encoding LOW QUALITY PROTEIN: RISC-loading complex subunit TARBP2 (The sequence of the model RefSeq protein was modified relative to this genomic sequence to represent the inferred CDS: deleted 6 bases in 6 codons); translation: MVAASPGKTPISLLQEYGTRLGRTPGYDLLKAEGQAHQPNFTFRVTLGDISCTGQGPSKKAAKHKAAEVALRLLRGGGAMLEPLEHRGAPLEMKTPVSPPQSECNPVGALQELVVQKGWRLPEYTVTQESGPAHRKEFTMTCRVERFVEIGSGTSKKLAKRNAAAKMLVRIHNVPMEPRDGSEAEGEEDQFNMTCPRLEGLRGRAPGCTWDSLRNSAGEKLGQLRSRGGNPAPGGACALLQELSEEQSFAISYLDIDALSLSGLHQCLVELSTQPTTVCHGSAPSRDGARAQAARNALQYLRIMAGGK